The proteins below are encoded in one region of Egibacteraceae bacterium:
- a CDS encoding VOC family protein translates to MTVPNSPIPRFHLAVPVDDLAAARHFYGEVLGLEQGRSADVWIDWNLQGHQLVTHHAPGPSERIHNPVDGHDVPVPHFGLILTIPEFHRLADRLREAGTVFVVEPYVRFEGRPGEQWTMFLLDPAGNALEFKAFADDSQVFAV, encoded by the coding sequence GTGACCGTTCCCAACTCTCCCATCCCGCGCTTCCACCTCGCCGTGCCGGTCGACGACCTGGCCGCCGCGCGCCACTTCTACGGCGAGGTGCTCGGCCTCGAGCAAGGCAGGAGCGCCGACGTCTGGATCGACTGGAACCTCCAGGGGCACCAGCTCGTCACCCACCACGCGCCGGGGCCCTCCGAGCGGATCCACAACCCCGTCGACGGCCACGACGTCCCCGTGCCGCACTTCGGGCTGATCCTCACCATCCCGGAGTTCCACCGGCTCGCCGACCGACTTCGCGAGGCGGGCACCGTGTTCGTCGTCGAGCCCTACGTGCGCTTCGAAGGGCGGCCCGGCGAGCAGTGGACGATGTTCCTGCTCGACCCCGCGGGCAACGCCCTCGAGTTCAAGGCGTTCGCCGACGACTCCCAGGTCTTCGCCGTCTGA
- a CDS encoding aldo/keto reductase: protein MDYTHLGRSGLEVSRLCLGTMNFGPQTSEEDSHAIMDAALGRGINFFDTANVYGWRKGEGWTEQIIGRWFAQGGQRRDKTVLATKVYGSMSDWPNDTFLSKRNIVAACEGSLRRLQTDYIDLYQMHHVDRSTPWEEIWEAMETLVAQGKVLYVGSSNFAGWHIAQAQQAARARHFMGLVSEQSLYNLAERSVELEVLPACEGYGIGVIPWSPLHGGVLGGILRKEREGRSASERSQRRLARIRDQVERYEALCDDRGEDPADMALAWLLYQPAVTAPIIGPRTMEQFEGNLRALDVTVDDKTLQQLDEIFPGPGPAPEAYAW from the coding sequence ATGGACTACACGCACCTCGGCCGCAGCGGGCTCGAGGTCAGCCGTTTGTGCCTCGGGACGATGAACTTCGGACCGCAGACCTCCGAGGAGGACTCCCACGCGATCATGGACGCCGCGCTCGGACGCGGCATCAACTTCTTCGACACCGCCAACGTCTACGGCTGGCGCAAGGGGGAGGGCTGGACCGAGCAGATCATCGGTCGCTGGTTCGCCCAAGGCGGCCAACGCCGCGACAAGACCGTGCTCGCCACCAAGGTGTACGGGTCGATGAGCGACTGGCCCAACGACACGTTCCTGTCCAAGCGCAACATCGTCGCCGCGTGCGAGGGGTCGCTGCGCCGCCTGCAGACCGACTACATCGACCTGTACCAGATGCACCACGTCGACCGGAGCACGCCGTGGGAGGAGATCTGGGAGGCGATGGAGACCCTCGTCGCGCAGGGAAAGGTGCTCTACGTCGGCTCGTCGAACTTCGCCGGCTGGCACATCGCCCAGGCGCAGCAGGCCGCGCGCGCCCGCCACTTCATGGGGCTCGTCAGCGAGCAGTCGCTGTACAACCTCGCCGAGCGCTCGGTCGAGCTGGAGGTGCTGCCCGCCTGCGAGGGCTACGGCATCGGCGTCATCCCGTGGAGCCCGCTGCATGGCGGGGTTCTCGGCGGGATCCTCCGCAAGGAGCGTGAGGGCCGCTCGGCGTCCGAGCGCTCCCAGCGGCGACTCGCGCGCATCCGCGACCAGGTGGAGCGCTACGAGGCCCTGTGCGACGACCGCGGGGAGGACCCCGCCGACATGGCCCTCGCCTGGCTGCTGTACCAGCCGGCGGTGACCGCGCCGATCATCGGCCCGCGCACGATGGAGCAGTTCGAGGGCAACCTGCGGGCCCTCGACGTCACCGTCGACGACAAGACCCTCCAGCAGCTGGACGAGATCTTCCCCGGGCCCGGCCCGGCGCCCGAGGCGTATGCATGGTGA
- the mdh gene encoding malate dehydrogenase has translation MAVSWLVGERQRGRLAIRGPHKVQGAHIVKITVVGAGKYGSTTTQRIAEADYADEVVMVDIVEGLPQGLALDMNQSRPIEGHHTKVTGTNDYAATADSDIVVVTAGKPRKPGMSRMDLLTDNAKIVGGVARDVADASPDAVVIVVSNPLDEMTALFWKVSGFPSERVMGQAGMLDSARFADKIAERVGVAPTAVTALTLGSHGETMVPVASQTTVEGKPVTEVLDEAALDELIAATRDGGAEVVALLKTGSAYYAPSSAAARMVEAIAKDENEMMPVCAWVTGQYGLSDVYLGVPARLGRGGVTDIVELDLTDDERAALAAAADAVRTKQADVDALV, from the coding sequence ATGGCCGTGTCGTGGTTGGTGGGGGAGCGGCAGCGGGGTAGGCTCGCCATCCGCGGGCCGCACAAGGTGCAAGGAGCGCACATCGTGAAGATCACCGTCGTCGGGGCCGGCAAGTACGGCTCCACCACGACCCAGCGCATCGCCGAGGCGGACTACGCGGACGAGGTCGTCATGGTCGACATCGTCGAGGGGCTGCCGCAGGGCCTCGCGCTCGACATGAACCAGTCACGCCCGATCGAAGGCCACCACACGAAGGTGACCGGCACGAACGACTACGCCGCCACGGCGGACAGCGACATCGTCGTCGTCACCGCCGGCAAGCCTCGCAAGCCCGGCATGAGCCGCATGGACCTGTTGACCGACAACGCCAAGATCGTCGGCGGCGTCGCGCGGGACGTCGCCGATGCCTCACCCGACGCGGTCGTGATCGTCGTGTCCAACCCGCTCGACGAGATGACCGCGCTGTTCTGGAAGGTCTCCGGCTTCCCGTCCGAGCGGGTGATGGGGCAGGCGGGCATGCTCGACAGCGCGCGCTTCGCCGACAAGATCGCGGAACGGGTCGGCGTCGCCCCGACGGCGGTGACCGCCCTCACCCTCGGCTCCCACGGGGAGACGATGGTCCCCGTGGCCTCGCAGACGACGGTGGAGGGCAAGCCCGTCACCGAGGTGCTCGACGAGGCGGCGCTCGACGAGCTCATCGCGGCCACGCGCGACGGCGGCGCCGAGGTGGTTGCGCTCCTGAAGACGGGGTCCGCCTACTACGCGCCGTCCTCCGCGGCGGCGCGCATGGTCGAGGCGATCGCGAAGGACGAGAACGAGATGATGCCGGTCTGTGCGTGGGTCACCGGGCAGTACGGACTGTCCGACGTCTACCTCGGCGTCCCCGCCAGGCTGGGACGCGGCGGCGTCACCGACATCGTCGAGCTCGACCTCACCGACGACGAGCGCGCCGCCCTGGCGGCGGCCGCCGACGCGGTGCGGACCAAGCAAGCCGACGTCGACGCGTTGGTGTAG